A window of Struthio camelus isolate bStrCam1 chromosome 15, bStrCam1.hap1, whole genome shotgun sequence contains these coding sequences:
- the LOC104149637 gene encoding parvalbumin beta, which translates to MALAGILTDAEIAAGLQSCQAADSFNYKTFFVKEGLNSKSKDQLAKVFGILDQDRSGFIEEDELKLFLKNFSATARALTDAETKAFPVAGDSDGDGKIGVDEFQALVKS; encoded by the exons ATGGCTCTTGCTGGTATCCTGACAGATGCTGAAATTGCTGCTGGCCTACAAAGCTGCCAAG CCGCAGATTCTTTCaattacaaaactttttttgTCAAAGAGGGTCTTAACTCCAAGTCCAAAGACCAGCTGGCCAAAGTCTTTGGAATCCTTGACCAGGACAGGAGCGGCTTTATTGAGGAAGACGAATTGAA GCTTTTCCTGAAGAACTTCTCTGCCACTGCCAGAGCTTTGACTGATGCTGAGACCAAGGCATTCCCGGTAGCAGGTGACAGTGATGGAGACGGTAAAATTGGAGTGGATG agttTCAAGCCCTGGTCAAATCTTAA